One stretch of Prunus persica cultivar Lovell chromosome G1, Prunus_persica_NCBIv2, whole genome shotgun sequence DNA includes these proteins:
- the LOC18790698 gene encoding uncharacterized protein LOC18790698, whose amino-acid sequence MESFVGAGLSPGCCIVRKKRSVVAQKPRLDPPIFSPTSNIFPPFGNMDKDQNNKEKVVLFDGLGRGNKLKKLKLKLGGVTHTIHTKYTTDFGCGGGSSIAKSSSLIDAFTPQLKPLPQDDVGGGPFCSDGGNGFGVKRKDHLKVDSSSRKEYSSKGKIFKESAPMDNEPVRKSKRVPKRCVLDADEDDDEDEEIRFLGRLSDSKVARSERIQMNDDFHGDANGEYKSSRLGKDRRNKSRSEKKYKDKDYLEEEEELASDDEPEPNGKKLKKGSLCLPPEGWKESPPTTRNRALQSGKDILTGAGSGFHELATDLLPAPSKRKEKVSEVERQLKKAEATQRRKVQSEKAAREAEAEAIRKILGQDSKKKKKEEKLKQQRDELIQGRTGSAVTLAPNTVRWVIGPNGTIVTFSDDIGLPGIFSPVPCSYPPPREKCAGPNCTNAYKYRDSKSKLPLCSLHCYRAIQEMMQPLISC is encoded by the exons ATGGAAAGTTTCGTTGGAGCTGGGCTTTCACCTGGATGTTGCAttgtgaggaagaagaggagtgTTGTAGCACAAAAACCTCGCTTAGATCCCCCCATATTTTCACCGACCTCTAATATTTTTCCACCCTTTGGAAACATGGATAAGGATCAGAATAATAAGGAGAAAGTAGTTCTTTTTGATGGATTGGGAAGGGGGAACAAGCTGAAGAAGTTAAAGCTTAAGCTTGGAGGTGTTACTCATACAATCCACACCAAGTATACAACAGATTTTGGCTGTGGTGGTGGCTCTTCCATCGCTAAATCTTCAAGCTTGATCGATGCCTTCACACCCCAACTGAAGCCCCTTCCTCAG GATGATGTAGGTGGAGGTCCCTTCTGTTCTGATGGGGGAAATGGCTTTGGAGTTAAACGAAAAGACCACTTGAAAGTTGATTCTAGTTCTAGAAAGGAGTATtcttcaaaaggaaaaatcttTAAGGAAAGTGCTCCAATGGATAATGAACCAGTTCGTAAGAGCAAGCGGGTTCCTAAGAGATGTGTCTTAGATGcggatgaggatgatgatgaagatgaggaaATCCGATTCCTTGGAAGACTAAGTGATTCTAAGGTTGCTCGTTCAGAGAGAATTCAAATGAATGATGACTTTCATGGAGATGCTAATGGAGAATATAAATCATCAAGATTGGGAAAAGATAGGAGAAACAAGTCAAGATCAGAGAAAAAGTACAAGGACAAAGACTAtttggaagaagaggaagaactgGCATCTGATGATGAGCCTGAACCAAATGGAAAGAAGCTGAAAAAGGGATCTCTTTGTTTACCTCCAGAAGGGTGGAAAGAATCACCCCCCACTACACGCAACCGTGCCCTCCAGTCCGGAAAAGATATTTTAACTGGTGCTGGTTCAGGTTTTCATGAACTTGCAACTGATTTGCTTCCTGCCCCATCTAAAA GAAAGGAGAAGGTCTCTGAAGTGGAACGACAATTAAAGAAAGCTGAGGCTACACAGAGACGTAAAGTACAGTCAGAGAAGGCAGCTAGGGAAGCTGAG GCTGAGGCAATCAGAAAGATACTTGGTCAAGattcgaagaagaagaagaaggaagaaaaacttAAGCAGCAGAGGGATGAATTGATTCAG GGAAGGACTGGCAGTGCTGTCACACTGGCACCGAACACTGTCCGATGGGTCATCGGTCCTAACGGAACGATCGTTACATTCTCTGATGATATTGGTCTGCCAGGTATATTCAGTCCAGTGCCCTGCAG CTATCCTCCCCCACGTGAAAAATGTGCGGGTCCAAATTGCACGAATGCATACAAGTATCGGGATTCCAAGTCGAAGCTTCCTCTGTGCAGTCTTCATTGTTACAGGGCAATACAAGAAATGATGCAGCCTCTAATTTCTTGCTGA
- the LOC18788352 gene encoding UPF0481 protein At3g47200: protein MENNKISGRQPKLGDHVSIEITPEHDELVSSIKEKMENIAVSVCIFRVPQELREHNEKKYTPDHVSIGPLHRAKETRVPQDDKWRYCYALLNRKPNLEATLNICVKALRELEHKARRCYEGEIDISSSDDFVQLLLIDGCFIIELFLKFAYKSLRSRRDPIFTKPGMLFEMRRDMALLENQIPFFVVQRLFQLVPLPPKCNEPLNELASRFYRRIIPGDDEHVIKDKFNQEGYHLLDLIRHCILPTNPKLHLKENVPQKHLDCAKKLKSAGIKFKTATSQSFLDIKFAHGVFKIPPLEVHHCTEALLRNLIALEQRQLDDTIQHVTSYAFLMGCLITSEKDVKLLRRRQILIHDEKKDKEVFQMFEKLCKEIKLMDFYYGRLFQDVAEYKSKSWHEKRQNLDTHLKTPTSVMVFVVAMLLLLLTFVGACFSILSFALHHV, encoded by the coding sequence ATGGAAAACAACAAGATATCAGGGAGACAGCCAAAATTAGGAGACCATGTCTCGATTGAAATCACTCCTGAGCATGATGAACTTGTATCTTCTATCAAGGAAAAGATGGAAAACATTGCTGTATCAGTCTGTATCTTCAGAGTCCCCCAGGAACTTCGCGAGCATAACGAAAAGAAATATACTCCTGATCATGTTTCCATTGGTCCTTTGCACCGTGCAAAAGAGACTAGAGTGCCGCAAGATGATAAGTGGCGCTATTGTTATGCACTCCTCAATCGAAAACCGAATTTAGAAGCAACCTTGAACATCTGCGTGAAAGCTCTTCGAGAGTTGGAGCACAAAGCACGAAGATGCTATGAGGGAGAGATTGATATCAGCAGCAGTGATGACTTTGTTCAATTGTTGCTAATTGATGGCTGCTTCATCATTGAGCTATTTCTGAAGTTTGCCTACAAGAGCCTTAGGTCCCGGAGAGACCCTATATTCACCAAGCCTGGGATGCTTTTCGAAATGAGACGTGACATGGCATTACTAGAAAACCAAATTCCTTTCTTTGTTGTTCAAAGGCTATTTCAATTAGTACCACTTCCTCCAAAATGCAACGAGCCACTCAATGAGCTCGCGTCCCGGTTCTACAGAAGAATAATACCAGGAGATGATGAGCATGTTATCAAAGACAAATTCAATCAAGAAGGGTATCATTTACTTGATCTAATTCGGCATTGTATCCTCCCAACAAATCCGAAATTGCATCTGAAAGAAAATGTGCCTCAAAAACATTTGGATTGTGCCAAAAAGCTTAAAAGTGCTGGCATTAAATTCAAGACGGCTACAAGCCAAAGTTTCTTGGACATCAAGTTTGCTCATGGTGTTTTCAAAATCCCACCTCTTGAAGTCCACCATTGCACAGAAGCACTTCTTAGGAACCTCATTGCACTTGAGCAGCGTCAGCTTGATGATACCATACAGCATGTCACATCTTATGCCTTCCTCATGGGGTGCCTCATCACCTCCGAGAAGGATGTAAAATTACTTCGGCGGAGACAGATTCTCATCCACGATGAGAAGAAGGATAAAGAGGTTTTTCAAATGTTCGAGAAGCTTTGCAAGGAGATCAAGCTGATGGATTTCTACTATGGGAGGCTTTTTCAAGATGTGGCTGAATACAAGAGCAAAAGTTGGCATGAAAAGCGGCAGAATTTGGACACACATCTCAAAACTCCGACTTCAGTTATGGTGTTTGTTGTTGCAatgttgcttcttcttctcaccTTTGTTGGAGCTTGCTTTTCCATACTCTCCTTTGCTCTCCACCATGTTTAG
- the LOC18790029 gene encoding pectinesterase inhibitor translates to MEPKYHTQSPLIILFFFLFCFNFAQAVCKPRNLNLRYLTIPSTSPNSPSNSQPAMSPTKPQPGQFFSSWRPTGPPPSRTASAPNPSSQPPEKPPPAGNSISPSPSSTSFLRHPSDNPKDSPRSNLFTQSTYPKSASSFVPPNPAIQQICKNTDYPDMCVSSVAPFLPLVPKLDPVAVLEMTIKAATTHAKLSLAAASKLVLMNNIARGTAAALSDCKDMYGDALDGLQSAMDAIQSRDIGTINSMLSGVVTDAMTCGDGFEGENSPLGDYDDKLHKMASNCLAIASLIK, encoded by the coding sequence ATGGAGCCAAAGTACCATACTCAATCACCTCTCatcatcttatttttcttcctcttttgctTCAACTTTGCACAGGCCGTTTGCAAGCCTCGGAATTTAAACTTAAGGTACCTAACTATTCCCTCTACATCACCAAATTCTCCTTCAAACTCGCAGCCGGCTATGTCCCCTACTAAGCCACAGCCGGGTCAATTCTTCTCTTCATGGCGCCCAACAGGTCCTCCACCAAGCCGTACTGCATCAGCCCCAAACCCTTCTTCACAGCCTCCAGAAAAACCACCTCCTGCTGGCAATTCTATTTCTCCTTCACCTTCCTCCACATCCTTTCTTCGCCACCCTTCTGATAATCCCAAAGACAGCCCGCGCAGCAACCTCTTTACACAATCTACATATCCCAAATCAGCTTCATCTTTTGTCCCACCTAACCCAGCAATCCAACAAATATGCAAAAACACTGACTACCCTGATATGTGCGTCTCATCTGTGGCCCCTTTCCTACCATTAGTACCCAAGCTGGACCCTGTAGCTGTGCTTGAGATGACAATCAAGGCAGCCACGACGCATGCCAAGTTGTCGCTAGCCGCGGCCTCAAAACTTGTGCTGATGAATAACATTGCCCGTGGCACAGCCGCTGCGCTCAGTGATTGCAAGGACATGTACGGTGATGCCTTGGATGGCCTTCAGAGTGCAATGGATGCAATCCAGAGCCGTGACATTGGCACGATCAATAGCATGCTCAGCGGGGTGGTGACAGATGCTATGACATGCGGGGATGGGTTTGAAGGAGAGAATTCTCCATTAGGGGATTATGATGACAAGCTTCACAAGATGGCCAGCAATTGCCTTGCCATTGCTTCcttgatcaagtga
- the LOC18791361 gene encoding universal stress protein PHOS32: MGERRIGVAVDFSAGSRAALKWAVDNVARQGDFLILVVVRPEENYEQGEMQLWGVTGSPLIPVVEFSDANVMKKYKVNPDPETLDIANTAAKQKEITVVMKIYWGDAREKIIEAIDKIPLSLLVIGNRGLGKLKRVIMGSVSNHVVNNASCPVTVVKNNPDQES; encoded by the exons ATGGGAGAAAGGAGAATTGGAGTGGCGGTGGATTTCTCGGCTGGCAGCCGGGCAGCCCTGAAATGGGCAGTGGACAACGTTGCCAGGCAGGGCGATTTCCTCATCCTGGTCGTCGTTCGTCCTGAAGAGAACTATGAGCAAGGCGAGATGCAGCTCTGGGGAGTCACCGGTTCCC CTTTGATCCCTGTGGTTGAGTTCTCTGATGCCAACGTTATGAAGAAGTATAAAGTGAATCCTGACCCTGAAACCTTGGACATCGCCAACACTGCGGCTAAGCAGAAAGAG ATTACGGTGGTGATGAAGATCTACTGGGGCGACGCCCGTGAGAAGATCATTGAGGCTATTGACAAGATTCCCTTGAGCCTCCTTGTTATTGGAAACAGAGGCCTTGGCAAGCTCAAGAG AGTCATCATGGGCAGTGTCAGCAACCATGTGGTAAATAATGCTTCCTGTCCAGTTACTGTAGTGAAGAACAATCCGGACCAGGAAAGCTAA